The DNA window CCAACTAAATTCATTAGAATGTAGACCATAAAAATAccaagttaataaataaataaataaatgaagaaaatgactTTTTAAGAATTCTAGCAAAACCTGAGTATTAAAGAAAATCGTTGCAAGATCATTGTATTCCTTGTCCTTGCCACAGTAAAACTGCAAATGGCAAGAAATTAAACAACATTACCCTGAGAAAGTACATAGAAATAAAACACTAACATATACTGTTGCTGGATGTTCCGAGTATCAACAAGTCTTACAGTCATGAGGTATACATTATGCTATGATCATGAGAATTATTGAGCTAATGAgcacacaaaataaaacatcaaactGTGGATTACCccaccgaaaaaaaaaaattgtggagAAAATTTAGTGCAACAATTGAGTATAattactgaatttttttataagaaaatagagaaatctaattgaaaaaataaataaaatatgaatctGTATAATTCTCGAGTTCATCTTCAAACCAGAAACAAAATTTCACTTTTTCATTGTTCACCTTTCTTTTCCCACAAAGCAAAGTAGCAGGGaaatatgtatttattattgaaaGATCAAAGAATGtagtaattattaaaatatgtaaGTGTGAATGCAAAAGGAAGTTCTTGCATGAAATTTATAAGAAGGcaggcaaaaaaataaagatttcatGCATATAAGAAAATATCGACTGATAAAGCTAGATCTTTACATTTACATAATTTCCATACATCCCTGGGGGCCTTGGGCATTCAGGATCTGATTCAGGGCATGGATTGCATTTTCTTAGAAGTGGTAGTCCAAAGGAAATAGCTGAAGTAATAACAGAGATGAGGCATGCTTCAATAATCTGTCACAATATTGTTAAGAGTGAAGAAAGGGACAAAATATAAAGCATTAGGTGACATCACAATCTTGAAAGAACCGgcataaatactaaaaaaaaattatgacttcTGAGATTCATCCTATTCTGTTACCTTCACTCGGTTCCCATTCTTGTGCAGATAATTCCGTCGCCAGTAGGTTATATGAAGAGTAAGCTGATTGAATAATGCACCTAAGTAAAAGGGAGAAGAATTAGAGCAGaccaaaaaaaactatgttgcCATGTCATGAGCAAGGTATGAAGGCTAGTCAATAGGAAATTACCAAGTAGACCACCAATAACCCCAATAACTGCCATTGGAAGCAACTCCCCAAAAGAATAGTCCTCTTGACCactgtcaaaaaaataattataaagcatTTAGAGAATCAttaaaatcttaggtcagggaTTACCAAAGAAGCACAGCAAAGCTTAGATCTTAACTCTGACGTGTCCCATATTATGAAACCACCTGAGCCAAAATGCCCGCACTTCCCACTCTTGCACCATCCCATAGCAGTACGCACCACAACCGCCACAACAGCAGAGGTAAAAAAGACACGCCACATAAGTTGACTCCTCCACCTTCAAAGGCACAGCAgagatgtttaattttttaaaacatttaaggaGACAGATCAACTGAACTTTCACAAGAGAATCAAACACATGAATGCAGGTCACATTCATATACATGAATGGAAAATGCACATGAACACATGCTTGTGCATGAAATGCAATGAtatatcacaattttttttaaaaagaacggAATCCTGTTTGTAGTTGGCACAAATGCATTTCTAAGCAGCATGATCAAGAACAGAACTGTCTTACCAGGATGTAACTTCTTCCAAAGCAAATAATACACCACCAACCGGAGCTCTAAAAGCAGCAGCAACACCAGCCGCACACCCACAGGTCAccttttcaaaacattacacaaATGAAAAATGACACAATAAAGAGGCACGCCACCTCTGTTCTTAGAAAAATAAGAGGCCATATTGAAAACATTTTGGTATATACCAGAGCAACATAAAAAGATAATGGCAAACTCTCCAAAGGCAGTTACAGATGATGTAATGGGATTAGAATGATGGTATCAAACTCTTAAACATAAAACAAGACTCATGCTTCCATCATCTATACAAGTACCTAGATAAAGCTCTACTTCATGATATTGACACCCTTTTTTAGAAAGCATTCTTTCCTTAACCAACTAAAAAACTAAGGCCACATAACTGAATATGAGCAATATATACACATTTGTTTCTCATATCCCATTATTGTCTGCTGAAATGGATACTAGAAAGAGACCTATGAAGCAACCCTGGTCTTCAACCATTGTGAATGAATTGACTGCTATCAATCCTCAAATCAACAATTTCTTGGTTGGACAGTACAATGGCCCCTAGACTTGctataaaaactagaagaaaaaCTTAATGATTTTTCACTCGCACTCATTTATGCtataatttcaagtaaaaacttTAGAGTTATCATTGGAGGAGGAAGTTAAATAGAAACTGACACAACATTCATAGTGCATCCTTCTCCAATATTCCAAAAGATGAAtacataagaaaaagaaaaaaaatacacaatatCAGTGGACAAGTGATAATATCTAACAAGCAAACAGGTGTGAGAGGCACAATTTCCTAGAGCAAAAGGTCTAAGCTTTTGTCTGCCCGAATTAGGAGAAATTTGTTACTCACAAGATCACGACGATCACGATCACTCTTGAAAACTTGAAGCCACCTCAAACTTAGATGATATTTTGTAGATCCACcctaaattaacaaaaagaaactaGGGTTGATGGAgaaccacaaaaaaatatagattctGAAACACAAGATTTCAATTCAAGAACATATACCAATCCATGCATTAAGTTCTTACTTGTCCAAGCAAGGAAGCAATACAAGCACCAGTATGAACAAGGGGACCTTCTTTTCCTAAAGCAAGGCCACCTCCCACAGAACCAATGCTTCCAAATATCTACAAATCAAAAGTGTAATACTGTCAAAATCGAGGCAGGGTGAAAATCTCACAAAAGACAATTTATGCCCCATAAGCACTATCGCACCTTTCCAATCAAAGTTCTGAAGAGTAGAATACCAGGAATATCAAGCCCTGCACACATAAAGGAAATGAGAACTGCTAGACATGAAAGTTGAAAAGGCTCAAACCCAAACAATACCAAGAAATTTGATTGAGATCTCCGGCTTACCATTCAAATAACCCTTAATTTCTGGAATACCAGAACCTGCTGCTGCAGGTGCAAAATGCGTAACGATATATACAGATGAAAAGACTAAAACcaagttaattaatacatatattacaAATCCAGCAAAATATGATCTCTGAATTATTGAAAACGTCAAAGAAAACTTCCAGCCAGCAAAATTCTCGACAGATATATTGATGAAAACAGCCGCCAGTCCAGTACCTGAGATCACagaaataatctttaaaaacttCATAATTAACATCATGCAACAAGCTGTACATGGTTTAAAATCCAGGAAAACATTACTATTTATTCAACGATTAAAATTGTGTTTgcgattatttttcaaaaaaaaactaatacatcatcaaactaagtttataaaactgaaacgaaaaaagaaattaaaaaaaaccttaccaATACCAATGAGCAAAGCTAAGAACCACTTAACTACCACTTGATATCCAACATAAAGCTTCCCTCTTTGCGCCTATcagatccaaaacaaaaataacgacacctacaattaatcaaaacaacaaaaataaatcaaactaaaatgataattaaaacaagaagaaaaaacctgCTCATATCGATACGCCTGATTCTCGATAACTTCATAGTCAAGACTCTCAGCAGTGTTTCCATTGCCGGTTCTCAACATGCTAACACCGTCGACCTCACCGTCCTCTGAGCTTGGAATCCGAGACCACAATAGCTTCGCAGTCTCCATTCCATTATGCAATTGATTCgataacattatttatttatcgatCTCTCTCGCTCGCTCTTCAGGAAATCAAGCACTAAAGCTAAACCCTAATAATAAAATACCGGAATCGGAGTTACTGCCGTAAATATGAAGAATTTTGATCCCGTACGGCATTTAATAATCAATAGACAGCAGAGAATGAAATCGAGAACTTTGCTTTTAAAGAGAAATCGAACGTCAGGTAGAGAAGGAGAAAGACCGGACTGCGGCTTAGAATCGCGAgtgacctctctctctctctctctcttctctctcctccctgGTGGTGTTTCTAACTTTGTGTTTCgctgggttttctttttttcgtttTGTTTCCTCTCGTTTTCTTTTTCGGTTAGAATTTTGACCAAGACTGAGTTTCTCTCCCTTcgttttttaattgttgcttTGCTATGAAAAGGGGATGCCCGATTGGCTGTGTTCGAGTGCAGTGAGGGTGTACGTggggttttatttttctatttactgTACGGTTGGATTTTGGTCTAAGGAATTGCTTCTTGCTGGCGGAGTGTATTTTGGACCTTCCGTTTTGGGTCTCGGAGGACAGGTGCCCTGCTTATCAGCTGACAACCTTACATTTGTTTTCAAatctttaatttgattaattaggctttatttttataacagttTAATTGTATTTGACGCATGGATCAAGTGTATAGAAGGTTTGCTGTTTTTGTCAGAAGATGAAGAGGGACTCGTTTGGCTGAAGGCATTCTTTCCTGGTGATTGCTTTACTTGAAGATTTTACTGCATGTTGTTAGGAAAGAAATATATTGGTCGAGATTTAATCTGGTTCATTAAAGATGGTTAGAGAGTCAGAAACTAGCGTaactgttaaaaataattataataataattagcatTATGTAGAAAGGGGGTGGAGTTTCTATATAGTGATTGATTATGATGGGAAAAAATCATTCATGATCAGTAtctattttatacaaaaaaaaaaaaaacaagtaggaaaaaaattatactttgaGGACCATCTACTTGAGAATCTAACTATAAAAATCTTGCATAATACATTAAAGTAAAGTAATCAACTAAAATAAAACGAGGTTTGTCACTTGTTGGAGCGCCCTTTTCAGTTCACTGTGTACCGTTGTGCTCAAGGAATCCTGTGCAGTTTTTAGCTCTGGAAAATACATTTTGatccttgattttattttttttgtcgcATCCGTAGTTATAGATTCTTCTAGTttgatcctaaattttttttttgacattttaattttcttaaattaaaaaaataagtaagaaagctgttggaaaaaaaaaaaaaagtttccggTCAATCAcattttaaccataaaaaaaattaatattaacattaataggttcatcttgaaaaaaaaaagttagataaaagtaattttgatatatttaactaTGTtggaaaacatattaaaattttaaattttttttatttagtttaattataagtttttaGAATAGTTAAAAAATGCTCTGGAACTGGAAAGGAAATTACTGAAGTTCCTATAATATTTTGTAGACACTTTTAAGTAAAAGCATGTTAAAAATTGGGTTTgtttgaagatttaaaaatctaGACCTCAATTCTCCAATCACTGagatgatcaagaaaaaaaaatcatcagacAATATGTCATcctccattatttttcttttaaaaaaattggatgaGTGACATccactcatttaaaaaaaaacacgcaaGCCTACCCTAGGCTCGtaaacttttcttttcaaaccCAAGcatacatgatatttttaaatggcCCTTCATgttcttgaaaaaattatttttaaataaaattattaaaataatatttgaaaaattatctaattataccatagttttcaaataaaataaaaatcttgatggtattattaatatttactttataaatattatataccaacataatatgtattttaaaaaaaaaaaaaaagctcatggATATTAAGgagaataaaatatctatttttaaaatttttatatatttttattagattaattattcttgatattttttcatacaattatttaaaaattatcagatttatgtttttttaaaattaaaaatttattttcaaatcatgatatgttttatttaaaaatcaatatttaaaatatatttttattaaaacaagaaaaatacatgaataaaaaaaaagagttttaattaaagagatatatttttattcttaaattaaattagtaaaaaaaatttatgaatatttattttaactaaatttaaattttattgaaaaaatccCGCTACTggtaaaagaaatatatttttgttaaatctaaaaaaatacatgaataaaaaataatttcgagtaaaaaaattagatttcttCCTCATGATTTAAACTATTGTCTTTATTAAACTCATCAAAGTTCaattaccatatattaaatataaaaaattaaaaaacagatcTCGAAATTATACAGCCACACTGACTAGTAAAACTTAAATGAAAACAGTTTGAGCATTAAggccaataaaaaaatgaacaccACAAAGAGCGAGTTGAAGAATTCTTCCTAGGCTCCACGCTCCACAATACAAGTGAAAGGACAGAGATCCATAAAGAGTAGGCTACAGCTCCACCACCAACATTCACTCAAGAACACAAGTGGGGATGCTGTCCTAATCAATCCACGGTTGTGCATTAACAGGAAGTGTTCTGTTAAATTTTGCTGTatcaatgtttttattcattcaCTCTTGTGTGAATTTCTCTTTTCCATAAATGAGAAATTATATTAGATTAAATGCAATTACTACAGGATGGATCTTAATCAACAGGAGCTTCATTCTTCCATGGCTATGCAGCATGGTGCCTTTTGTGTTATTCCTGGCTTTCCAGGCACAAGCATGCAAGTCTCCATCATATTGCCAGGAATCCCTTCTGCTGCAGAAGTTGTTTATCCCAACACAGTTCATGATTCCAAACTCCCACCGCACACGACCTGAACTTCTcgtgattttttgtttgaaaatatagttgtgattgttttttaaaatgttttttactcataaatatattaaaataattttttattattatttttaaaaaattatttttgtatcaacacatcaaaatgatttacaacactaaaaaatatcaatttaaaacaaaaaaataaaaatatttaaattttataaaaatatttttaaaacgcaaaaaaaaaacaggccaCAACGCATGATGAAAAAGATGTGATCACTGTCTCCATTGATGTTGGTTTTGTTTATGAGGGaccattttaataaaacactaaaagTCGAGGGACCCGAGCTCATTTGCCCTCTTTATGTAGATATTCGATCGAAGTCGAAGATAGACAAGACAACCAACAGACAAAgctatctactttttttttttttggtaacccggggtgtctgggccagcttgcacgcaccacaactaatccccgggctcactgaacatcctgcaagtccagtgagcatgtaaggcaccgcgggagTGACAGGCGTACACAAGTGGGGTTTGAACCCTggtgtgaagaaaagaaacaagtcTCTTCAACCACTAGACCACAACCCTATGTGTACAAAGCTATGTACTCTTGTCTAGGGATGTGATGGTCCCCAGATTAGCTCATATCGGTTCATTCTGGTCCCTTTTATCTTGATAATCTTCGACTCATTTTAAGGGTGAATTGTTCATCAGGACTAGGCTTCCAAACCATAGGATcctttttcaattgaaaaggcTGAGTAAGGCCACATATCACTTCCGATGGTTTGGCAGGTTCCATGCATGATCCTGTTACCATCTGCTCTGGCAAGAGAGGACAATGAGGATGCCATTGATCCCGCCACATGTAGATGTTTGTACCATTTCCCAATTTACGATCTTACTCTCTTTATCCCATGCAATACCTCCGAGCTAGAAAGCATTGCACTTCGGTCCTTTTAATCAAGAAAGTCTGTTTAAAATC is part of the Populus alba chromosome 10, ASM523922v2, whole genome shotgun sequence genome and encodes:
- the LOC118046607 gene encoding chloride channel protein CLC-d isoform X3; this encodes MLSNQLHNGMETAKLLWSRIPSSEDGEVDGVSMLRTGNGNTAESLDYEVIENQAYRYEQAQRGKLYVGYQVVVKWFLALLIGIGTGLAAVFINISVENFAGWKFSLTFSIIQRSYFAGFVIYVLINLVLVFSSVYIVTHFAPAAAGSGIPEIKGYLNGLDIPGILLFRTLIGKIFGSIGSVGGGLALGKEGPLVHTGACIASLLGQGGSTKYHLSLRWLQVFKSDRDRRDLVTCGCAAGVAAAFRAPVGGVLFALEEVTSWWRSQLMWRVFFTSAVVAVVVRTAMGWCKSGKCGHFGSGGFIIWDTSDGQEDYSFGELLPMAVIGVIGGLLGALFNQLTLHITYWRRNYLHKNGNRVKIIEACLISVITSAISFGLPLLRKCNPCPESDPECPRPPGMYGNYVNFYCGKDKEYNDLATIFFNTQDDAIRNLFSAKTIHEFSAQSLLTFLVMFYTLAVVTFGTAVPAGQFVPGIMIGSTYGRLVGMFVVNFYKKPNVEEGTYALLGAASFLGGSMRMTVSLCVIMVEITNNLKLLPLIMLVLLISKAVGDAFNEGLYEQQARLRGIPLLESRPKYQMRNMKAKEACGNQKVVSFPRIVKVADVVSILQSNIHNGFPVIDHTRNGETLVIGLVLRSHLLVLLQSKVDFQHSPLPCDPTGVSKSIRHNFSEFVKPVSSKGISIEDIHLSSDDLEMYIDLAPFLNPSPYVVPEDMSLTKVYNLFRQLGLRHIFVVPRASRVVGLITRKDLLIEDSEDSANVELQSTSRAPSV
- the LOC118046607 gene encoding chloride channel protein CLC-d isoform X1, whose amino-acid sequence is MLSNQLHNGMETAKLLWSRIPSSEDGEVDGVSMLRTGNGNTAESLDYEVIENQAYRYEQAQRGKLYVGYQVVVKWFLALLIGIGTGLAAVFINISVENFAGWKFSLTFSIIQRSYFAGFVIYVLINLVLVFSSVYIVTHFAPAAAGSGIPEIKGYLNGLDIPGILLFRTLIGKIFGSIGSVGGGLALGKEGPLVHTGACIASLLGQGGSTKYHLSLRWLQVFKSDRDRRDLVTCGCAAGVAAAFRAPVGGVLFALEEVTSWWRSQLMWRVFFTSAVVAVVVRTAMGWCKSGKCGHFGSGGFIIWDTSDGQEDYSFGELLPMAVIGVIGGLLGALFNQLTLHITYWRRNYLHKNGNRVKIIEACLISVITSAISFGLPLLRKCNPCPESDPECPRPPGMYGNYVNFYCGKDKEYNDLATIFFNTQDDAIRNLFSAKTIHEFSAQSLLTFLVMFYTLAVVTFGTAVPAGQFVPGIMIGSTYGRLVGMFVVNFYKKPNVEEGTYALLGAASFLGGSMRMTVSLCVIMVEITNNLKLLPLIMLVLLISKAVGDAFNEGLYEQQARLRGIPLLESRPKYQMRNMKAKEACGNQKVVSFPRIVKVADVVSILQSNIHNGFPVIDHTRNGETLVIGLVLRSHLLVLLQSKVDFQHSPLPCDPTGVSKSIRHNFSEFVKPVSSKGISIEDIHLSSDDLEMYIDLAPFLNPSPYVVPEDMSLTKVYNLFRQLGLRHIFVVPRASRVVGLITRKDLLIEDSEDSANVELQSTSVRGHRQYRMISRNVDVERPLLNGLLVQDHMPG
- the LOC118046607 gene encoding chloride channel protein CLC-d isoform X2 — its product is MLSNQLHNGMETAKLLWSRIPSSEDGEVDGVSMLRTGNGNTAESLDYEVIENQAYRYEQAQRGKLYVGYQVVVKWFLALLIGIGTGLAAVFINISVENFAGWKFSLTFSIIQRSYFAGFVIYVLINLVLVFSSVYIVTHFAPAAAGSGIPEIKGYLNGLDIPGILLFRTLIGKIFGSIGSVGGGLALGKEGPLVHTGACIASLLGQGGSTKYHLSLRWLQVFKSDRDRRDLVTCGCAAGVAAAFRAPVGGVLFALEEVTSWWRSQLMWRVFFTSAVVAVVVRTAMGWCKSGKCGHFGSGGFIIWDTSDGQEDYSFGELLPMAVIGVIGGLLGALFNQLTLHITYWRRNYLHKNGNRVKIIEACLISVITSAISFGLPLLRKCNPCPESDPECPRPPGMYGNYVNFYCGKDKEYNDLATIFFNTQVMFYTLAVVTFGTAVPAGQFVPGIMIGSTYGRLVGMFVVNFYKKPNVEEGTYALLGAASFLGGSMRMTVSLCVIMVEITNNLKLLPLIMLVLLISKAVGDAFNEGLYEQQARLRGIPLLESRPKYQMRNMKAKEACGNQKVVSFPRIVKVADVVSILQSNIHNGFPVIDHTRNGETLVIGLVLRSHLLVLLQSKVDFQHSPLPCDPTGVSKSIRHNFSEFVKPVSSKGISIEDIHLSSDDLEMYIDLAPFLNPSPYVVPEDMSLTKVYNLFRQLGLRHIFVVPRASRVVGLITRKDLLIEDSEDSANVELQSTSVRGHRQYRMISRNVDVERPLLNGLLVQDHMPG